Proteins co-encoded in one Eriocheir sinensis breed Jianghai 21 chromosome 5, ASM2467909v1, whole genome shotgun sequence genomic window:
- the LOC126982595 gene encoding zinc finger protein SNAI2-like: protein MEYTMVQDTARDYSHCPPKKRPLAFYNVQADEHDDEQPQDLSIKRRRHEDVSPQASPARSAPRSPSPQLPAAPPSPPRMPSLAEFYLKLFQSTALQQQQQQHQQQQAEWWPSQVMWPLMPTAPHPALAAHPTLAAHPTLAAHPTLAAHPTLAAHPSLAAHPSLAARLASPQPSEERLASPRSTASEDSGVGAESMSEDEIDVTSDSDACRRSSSEVVANRGEARYSCTDCGKSYSTYSGLSKHKQFHCAALGAKSFACKHCDKVYTSLGALKMHIRTHTLPCKCQLCGKAFSRPWLLQGHIRTHTGEKPFQCSQCDRCFADRSNLRAHLQTHADVKKYACGTCHKTFSRMSLLNKHTEAACPARPAQQEQQLVAQ, encoded by the exons ATGGAGTACACGATGGTTCAAGACACCGCGAGAGACTATTCCCACTGCCCCCCCAAGAAGCGGCCACTGGCCTTCTACAACGTTCAAGCCGACGAGCACG ATGACGAGCAGCCGCAGGACCTGAGCATCAAGCGTCGCCGTCATGAGGATGTGTCCCCTCAGGCATCTCCCGCCCGGTCCGCCCCTCGGTCCCCGTCGCCCCAGctgcccgccgccccgcccagccCTCCAAGGATGCCTTCCTTGGCAGAGTTTTACTTGAAGCTGTTCCAGTCCACGGCcctccagcagcagcaacagcaacatcaacagcAGCAGGCGGAGTGGTGGCCCAGCCAAGTCATGTGGCCCCTCATGCCTACCGCTCCCCATCCCGCCCTGGCCGCCCATCCAACCCTCGCCGCCCATCCAACCCTCGCCGCCCATCCAACCCTCGCCGCCCATCCAACCCTCGCCGCCCACCCATCCCTTGCCGCCCATCCCTCCCTCGccgcccgcctcgcctcgccacaGCCCTCGGAGGAGCGTCTTGCCTCGCCCCGTTCCACGGCCTCTGAAGACTCCGGCGTCGGCGCAGAGTCGATGAGCGAAGACGAGATTGACGTGACGAGCGACAGCGACGCCTGCAGAAGAAGCAGTTCCGAGGTTGTGGCAAATCGCGGGGAGGCGCGCTACTCGTGCACAGACTGCGGCAAGTCATACTCCACCTACTCCGGCCTCAGCAAGCACAAACAGTTCCACTGCGCCGCGCTGGGAGCCAAGTCCTTCGCGTGCAAGCACTGCGACAAGGTGTACACGAGTCTGGGCGCCCTCAAGATGCACATCCGCACCCACACGCTGCCCTGCAAGTGCCAGCTGTGCGGCAAGGCCTTCTCGCGGCCCTGGCTGCTGCAGGGACACATCAGGACCCACACAGGGGAGAAGCCCTTCCAGTGCTCGCAGTGTGACCGCTGCTTCGCCGACCGCAGCAACCTGCGGGCCCACCTCCAGACCCACGCCGACGTCAAGAAGTACGCGTGCGGCACCTGCCACAAGACCTTCTCCCGGATGTCGCTGCTCAACAAACACACGGAGGCCGCCTGCCCAGCCCGGCCCGCCCAGCAGGAGCAGCAGTTGGTAGCGCAATAA